Within Streptomyces albofaciens JCM 4342, the genomic segment AGCAGGAACGCGGCGGTCTCGGCCGCGGTGAGCAGGCCCACTTCGAAGGCTGAGGCGCGCAGTCCGACGACGGCCACCAGGGGCAGGGCCACCAGGGCGACCTGGGTACCTGCCTGGCTGGCCGCGGCCCCGGCGAGCAGCAGCCGGAAGTCGCGATGGCGGAGGAGCCCGTCGCCGGCGCCGCGGCCGGAGGCTCGTGAGGTGGTCACATGGCTGACATTTGGTGATGAAGAGGGGGCGGGTCAAAACGACCGTAGGTTTTCCGGACAGCTTCCTCCGCATTCCGGACGCCGTGAGCAAGTTTTGTCGTAAACCGTCCGTTCTCTCCGGTCCACCCACTCATGAGGTGACCTGCTACGCCCTCACCGAATGTTCACCGCGCGACCATATTTTCGGCCGTCGAGTGAATGTCTGATTAGCGTGGCCGGGTGCGTTCGGGATCCGTAAGGACGGCTGACGTGCGACGCGGAATGTGTTACGGGCCGTGAAGCCGGGGTCGCGCGGAGTTCCGGGGTGCGGGGTCACGGTCCCGGCGGTCCGGCTCCAGGGCACGGGGACCCGCTGCCGTGCCCTGGAGGCCGCGTCCCCGACGGCCCGTACCAGGACGTACCGCCATTCCCCTCCGGCACCGGTCCAGGTAGTCCGTGATCTCCTCGTCGTCCCACCCGCCCGCCTCCCGCAGCCCCGACCGCAAGTGCGCCAGATAGGCGTCGGCCGGCCGGGTGCGCCGGACCTCGTCCACGCGCCACGGTGCGGTGAAGGTGAGCAACGGCAGCCCCTCCAAGGTGCCCGGGTGCACCAGCGTCTCGTAGCGGCCGGGCCCGAGCCGTGCCCGGCCCCGCTCCAGCACCTCGGACAGGTCCAGGTCGCCCGCCGGGGCCCGGTACATCTCCTGTGCCGCGATGTCGGAGAACTGGCCGCGCGTCACCAGATGGGCGCGGGCCCACACCTCGCCGGGCCCGTCCGGGTCGTAGAACGCGATGCCGCCCGACCAGTTCGGCGACTCCAGCGCGAAGTACATGGTGCCCGGCAGCACGACCGGTACGGACCGGGCCGGCGGCCGGGGGTCGCGGCACCCCGGGCAGGCCCGCAGACCGCCCGGCGGACGCCCGCCCGTCAGATAGTGCCGCAGCCGGGCGGCATGCATGTTGGAGCCGTAGGACACGTACCAGACGTGCACCGTCTCCTCCCCTCACCCATGGGCCCGGGACAAGCCGCGCAACCTTCCCGACCCGCATCAACCGACCAAGACGCGTGACCCGGACGATCCGTGCGCCATGCCGCACCTCAGGGCAAAAGCCGAGTCGTACGCCATGGTGCGCCCGCCGCTACCGCAGATCGCCGAACGAATCCTGCGGTTTGGTAAAGAAAAGGCTGTGAGGCCTGTTCAGAGGGGGGTGCGAGCAGACAGGATCCCCGTGCAGCTCTGTGATCACCGCCGCCGTCGCGCGGCGCTTTATGCAGGGGGACCCCCACATGAGAAGAACAGCAGCGCTCGGCGCTGCCGGCACCCTGGTGACCGGCACGCTCATAGCCGGAGCCATCGCCGCCACGCCCGCCAGCGCGGGCCAGCAGCACCACCGCGGGTCGGCCGAGGACCGCGGCGTGCAGATCGCCGCCGACCGCGCGGCCGAGAAGGGCATCGACTGGCAGGCCTGTCCGGCCGACTGGGGCCTGAAGGCTCCCATCCAGTGCGGTTACGTCACCGTCCCGATCGACTACGCCAAGCCCAACGGCCCCACCATCAAGATCGCCGTGGACCGCGTCGGCAACACCGGCAGCAAGAAGGAGCGCCAGGGCTCCCTCCTCTACAACCCCGGTGGCCCCGGCGGTTCGGGCATGAAGTTCCCGACCCGCGTCACCGGCAAGAACCCGCTGTACGCCAAGTTGGCCAAGGCCTACGACTTCGTCGGGTTCGACCCGCGCGGCGTCGGCCACTCCGCCCCGATCTCCTGCGCCGACCCGCAGGAGTTCGCCAAGGCGCCCAAGGCCGACCCGGTGCCGGACAGCGAGGCCGACAAGCGCGCCCAGCGCAAGCTGGCCAAGGAGTACGCGCTCGGCTGCAAGGAGCGCAGCGGCGCCCTCCTGCGCCACATGACGACGCCGAACACCGCCCGCGACCTGGACGTGATCCGCGCCGCCCTGGGCGAGAAGAAGCTCAACTACCTCGGCGTCTCCTACGGCACCTACCTCGGCGCCGTGTACGCGACGCTCTTCCCGGACCACGTCCGCCGGATGCTGGTCGACTCCGTCGTCAACCCCTCGCGGGACAGCATCTGGTACCAGGCCAACCTGGACCAGGACGTCGCCTTCGAGACGCGCTGGGGCGACTGGAAGAAGTGGGTCGCCAAGAACGACGCCGTCTACCACATCGGCAACACCGAGGCCAAGGTCCAGGCGAAGTGGGAGCAGCTGCGCGCCACCGCCAAGAAGAACCCGATCGGTGGTGTGGTCGGCCCGGCCGAGCTGACCAACTTCTTCCAGAAGGCGCCCTACTACGACTCCTCCTGGGCCCCGACCGCCCAGGCGTGGAGCGCGTACCTGTCGGGTGACGAGAAGCCGCTGATCCAGGGCGCCGGCCCGGACATGAGCGACATCGCGGGCAACATCGCCTCCGAGAACAGCAACGCGGTCTACACGGCCGTCGAGTGCAACGACGCCAAGTGGCCCACCAGCTGGCGCAAGTGGGACCGGGACAACACCCGTGTCCACCAGAAGGCCCCGTTCATGACCTGGGCCAACGCCTGGATGAACCTGCCCTGTGCCACCTGGCCGGAGAAGCAGCTGACCCCGGTCGAGGTCAAGACCGGCAAGGGCCTGCCCAGCGTGCTCATCGTGCAGAGCACCCGCGACGCGGCCACCCCGTTCGAGGGCGCCGTCGAGCTGCACAAGCGCCTCAAGGGCTCGCGCCTGATCGTCGAGAAGGACGCCGGTTCGCACGGTGTCACCAGCCTGGTCAACCCCTGCATCAACAACCGGGTCGACACCTACTTCCTGACCGGGAAGACCGACGCCAAGGACGTGACGTGCGCCCCGCACGCCACTCCGCAGCCGAGCAAGGCGTAACCGGAAGCCGCACCGCGGCATGACCGGCACTCACGGCATACCGGGCCCCGCGCCCCTGCTACCGGCTGCGGCCGGAGAGGGCGCGGGGCCCGGTGCCGTCCGGGGGCACCGGAACGGCTTCGCCGCATACGGGCTGAGCGCTCCGTCCACGTCCACCGACAACACTGGTCGCAACACAGGTCACACCAGAGCAGAACAACCCGATACGGCTCATACGGCTTCGCGGCATTACGGCTTCTTCCGTCTCGGCTCTCGAAACGGCAGGACAACCTCGGCCCGCCTCTTCATGAACACCGGCCTTTTCCGGGGCCGGGGGTTCGGCCGCCCCTCTCACCTCCCGGAAATGCTCGAACGTGAGTTCTTTTATTGCTATATGCTCCCGCTGTCACCACGCGACCACTTCTGTCCCCGCCCTGACGCAGCACGGTGCCGGGACGTGAGGTGAGTCGGTCACGTCATCGAGCTGGGGGGCCAGTGAAGAGACCCATGAAGACCGCTTTGACGCTGGGCACGGCGGGAATCGCGCTGTTCGCCACCATGGCGCCCACGGCCCACGCCGCCCCCGCTTCATCGCATCCGCGCTACACCGAGGCCCACATAGCCGCGATGGCGCCGGAGAAGCAGGAGAAGCTGCTCGCGCCCCTGCGCGCGATAGCCGACGCGGCCGACCGCGTCGGCTCGGGCAGCCAGGCGGACATCTACGCGGGCGTACGCATCGACGCTCCCCGGGACACCGTCCACGTCTATCTGACCGACCCGTCCCGGGCCGCGAAGTTCATCAAGGCCATGTCGGCCGTCGACCGCCGGGTGGACACCGGCCGCATCACCATCGCGAAAGCCGGCCACACCCGGCAGGCGATGCACGAAGTCCGTGACCGGCTGCTCGCCCAGGAAAAGGCCGGCGAACTGCCCTACAAAATCCACACGGTGGCGGTCGCGGCCGACGCGTCGTCGCTGGAAGTGGCGGTGGACAAGCCCGATGTGGCGGCCAAGACGTCGGCCGCCGCGCGACGGAACCCCGACGCGCGCGGCCTCGCACCGGCGAACGACGTCCCGGTGGCCTTCAAGCAGGGGCAGCGCATTTCCCCCGCCGCCCGGACCTGGGCCGATGTGCGGTGGAAGGACGGCACGCCGTTCATAGCCGGTGACGTCCTCACCGACGGTTCGCAGTACTGCTCGGCCGGACTCCCGGCCGTGCGCAAGAGCGACAACAAGCCGGTCATGGTGACCGCCGCCCACTGCTTCTCCAACGGCTCGAAGATATACACCGGGGCGGGGGCCACCCCCGCCTTCGGCAAGTTCTACGACGGGCTGAACGGCCGGCTCGGCAATTACGTCGGTACGGTCAACGGCGTATCGACCAACTGGGACGCCGAACAGCTCGTCGGCACCGACAACAACGCCGATGTGAGCGAGACGACCGGCTACAAGCCCGTCACCGGCGTCGCCTATTCGCACAACGGCGACTTCGTCTGCCAGAACGGTGCCGCGTCCTTCTTCATGAAGCAGGAAACCATCTGCGGCATCAAGGTCGTCAACGACGACATCACCTACACCCTGGACACCGGCTGGAAGGTCCGGGGCGTCGAGGGAACCCGGCTGCCCGGCAACCGCTGGACGGTGGCGCACGGAGACAGCGGCTCGATGGTCTACACGGCGAACGGCTCCGCACGCCAGGCGCGCGGCATCGTCTCGGCGCTGGCCGGCCCGTACGAAACCAACGGCGGCAGCTACATGTACTGGACCGAGGCGACGGACATCTTCAACCACTTCGGCCTGAAGCTCAATCCGAAGACGTAGGCGCGGTTGGCGGTCGGGTCGAAGCCGACGCCAATGCCGGTACCGACGCCAATGCCGGTACCGATGCCGACGCCGCAGGACGAACCGCTCCCGCTTGGCTGGGTTGTGGCCGGGCGGGAGCGGTGTGCATCTGGCGCTCCTTTCCCCGTCGGCCCCCTCTGTCCGCTCCCGGCTCAGGCCCGTCTGATCCTGGTGCGCGTTATGTGATCGCCGCTGGTGATGAGGGGGCCGTCGGCGAGGAAATGCGCCGGAGTCGGTCCGCCCGACGGAAAATCGTCCGTCCGACAGTGCGCATGTACGGTCTGCCGCCACTGGGCCCGGGCTGCTGGGCCGTCCGGCCGCAACGGCCCCAGGCTGAGGTCATCGGGGGTACGCCTGGACCGGGTCGGCGGGATTGTCGGCGGTGCCGGTTCCCAGGGCGACTCGCAGGAATTCGGCCGCGGACTCGCCGAACACCAGATGCAGGATTTCCATGTTCCCAGCGTGCCTGATGGTGCGAAGACCGGTCCAGTATGACCTGGAATGCGCAGAAGTGCTTCACCCTGCCCACCGGATTGCGTCCACGACCACAGCACACGCCACCGGCGCCCAAAAACTGTCGGCGAACACCTGAAGGACACTGAAACGGCTCTGTACCGTTGTCCGATCAGAAATCAACTTCCCAAAACCAACTCCTCAAGCCAAACACCCGCTCGTTGTGCGAGTACAGCCCATGGCGTACAGACAGCACCCACCCGCTTTCTTCTCCCGCTCCGCAGGCCTTTCCGGGCGCACACGTGGAAGACTGGCAAGCCGAAGCACCGAATGCGGGATGTGAGGCGTCCATGGCTGACGCTGCGGGGGACGAGCGGCAATTGTGGTTCACGGTGCTGGGAGCGGTCGCGGTCCGGCGCGGGGAGCAGGAGCTTGATGCCGGTTCGCCGCGGCAGCGGGCGCTGCTCGCCGTATTGCTGCTACAGGGCGGGCGTGGCATCTCGGCGGTGGAGTTGATCCGTGCCCTGTGGGGGGAGAACCCGCCGCCCGCCGCGATGGACGCCCTGCGCGAGTACGTGTGCCGGTTGCGTGAGGTCTTGGCTCCGGACGCAGACATGCTGGTGAGCGAGTCGGACGGCTATGCGCTGCGCGTCGATGAGGGCGGGCTCGACCTGCGACGTGCCGAACGGCTCGCGTCCGAGGCCGAGCAGGCACGTCGTACAGGCGACCCGGCCCGCGCCCGCGAACTGCTGGTGCGGGCCTTGGAACTGTGGACCGGTGAGCCGCTGGCCGGGGTGCCCGGTCCGTATGCTGCGACCTGGCGCAACCGTCTGGAAGAGCGCCGCCTCAGCCTGGTGGAGACCCGCATCGCCCTCGACCTGGAGGCCGGACGGCACGCGGAAGCGGTGGCGGAACTGACGGCGCTGACAGCCGAACATCCGCTGCGCGAGCGGCTGCGGGAACTTCTGATGCTCGCGCTCTACCGCGGCAACCGGCGCGCCGAGGCACTGGCCGCTTACGCCGACATCCGGCGCCTGCTCGGCAAGAGGGAAGGCGTCGCCCCCTCAGCCCGACTCTCCGAACTGCATCGGCGTATCCTGCGGACCGACCCCCGCCTGCCCGTCCCCGAAGGGGGGCGCCCGGGCCCTGCGGGCGGGGGCGCGGCACGGGGCCGGCCGGCTCAGCTTCCCCTCGACACCCCGGATTTCACGGGACGGGCCGCGCTGGTCGAGGAACTGGTCGTGCACCTCGGTCCGGCCCAGGGGCGTGGGGTGGCCCTGTGCGCGGTCGGCGGGACCGGGGGCGTCGGCAAGACCGCCTTGGCAGTGCATGTCGCGCACGCGGTCCGCCCGTTCTTCCCGGACGGGCAGTTGTACGTCGACCTCCAGGGCTGCGGACCGCGTCCGGCCGACCCGGAGACCGTACTGGGGGCCTTCCTGCGGGCCCTGGGGGTGTCGGACTGCGCCATCCCCGAGGGCGTCGGCGAGCGCGCCGCGCTCTACCGCTCCGTACTCGACGGCTGTCGCGTCCTGGTGCTGCTGGACAATGCCCGTGATGCTGCCCAGGTCCGTCCCCTGCTGCCGGGCACGGACGGCTGTGCCGCCCTGATCACCAGCCGCAACCGGCTGGCCCACCTGCCGGGGACCCACGTCATGGCCCTGGACGTGATGCGGACCCGGGAGGCCCTCGCCCTGTTCACCCGCATCACCGGTGAAGGGGGCGAGGACGCCCGGGCGGTGGTGGCGGCGTGCGGCTGTCTGCCGCTGGCCATCCGGATCGCCGCCGCCCGCCTGGTGGCGCGCCGCGCCTGGACCGCCGCCGACCTGGTCCGCAAACTGGCCGACGAACACCGTCGCCTCCAGGAGCTCCAGGCCGGAGACCTCGGCATCAAGGCCACCTTCGAGCTGGGATACGGACAGCTCCCTGCTCCGCAGGCCCGCGCCTTCCGGCTGGTGGCCCTGCCGTGCGGTCTGGACATCTCGCTGGGCGCCGCCGCGGCCGTCCTCGGCCTGGGCACCGAAGAGGCAAGGAGGACGCTGGAGTTCCTGGTCGACACCTCGCTGCTGGAATCCCCCGCGCCGGACCGCTACCGCTACCACGATCTCGTACGCCTCTATGCCCGTGCCTGCGCCGAACGTGACGAACCACCGGAGCGGTGCGCGGCGGCGCGCTCACGGTTGCTGGACCACTACCTGGCCACGGCCGCCCGTGTCTACACGATGAACCGGCCCGGAGAACCCCTGCTGGACCACCTTGAGCCCACCCGGTACCCGGGCCTCGCCTTCGACGACCGGGAAAGCGCGCTGGAGTGGCTGTACACGGAGGCCGGGAACCTGCTGGCGTGCGCCCGCGCCTCGGCCGGCGGGTCCATGCTGCGCCGCGCGGCGGATCTCCTGCTGGTGACCAAGGACCTGGCCGATTCGGGGACCGGCGCCCGGCAGTACGAGCAGACGGTCGTCCGCCTGCTGACGGCCGCGCTGGCAGCGCGGGACGCCCGTGCCGAGGGGCGGCTGCGCCTGCTCATGATCCACTTGCACGTCATGGCCGGCCGTCTCGCGGAGGCGGACCGGGAGGCACGGGCGGCCATGGCCCTCCGGCGCCACTGCGCGGATCCCGTCCTGTCCTCCCACGCCCTCAACGAAAGCGGCATCATCGCGGGCCTGCAAGGCCGCCACGACGACGCGGAGGCACTCCTGACACAGGCGCTCGCCGCCTATCGCAGCTACGGAAACCACAACAGTGCGGCCAGTGTGCTGGGCAACCTCGCGCGCACCTACCAGGACACCGGCCGTATCACCGAAGGAGTGGACCTGGCCGAGCAGTGCCTGGCCCTGTACCGGGAGATCGGTGCGACGGTACGGCTGGCCACCGGCCACTACGAACTCGGCGTGGCCCTGAAGCAGGCCGGGCGCCCGGAGGACGCTTTGCGGCATCTCGGCCGAGCCGTGGCCATCTACCAGGACAGCAGGCAGTGCCTGTGGGAGGCCATGACGTACTGGCGGATGGCCGAAGCCCACCTCGCCGCGGGCCGCCCGGCGCAGGCCGCCGGGCGAGCCGAAGAGGCCCTCGCCATCCTGCACGGCCCCAGCGGCCGTTGGGCCCGCGCCAACGCCCTCACCGTCCTCGGCCACGCCCTCCGGCGGACCGGGCACGCGGACCGCGCCCGCGTCTGCTGGCAGGAAGCCCTGGAGACGTACGAGGAGCTGGGCTCCCCGGAGGCCCCCGCCGTACGGAGGCTGCTGCCCGCGGACGGAACGGCACCACCGGCGCACGACGCGGACGGGTGAAGGGCTTCGCCGGCTCGCCGCCCCGCGCTCACCGGAACCGCCGTACCAGCCCCCACTGCGACTGCTGCCGCGCCTTGGCCTCGTTCGCGTACTCGTCCACGTACTCCTGCCCGGAGAGTTGCAGGATCTCGTACATGATCTCGTCGGTGACGGCGCGCAGCGCGGCGTGCTCGCCGTCCAGGCCGGCGAAGCGGCCGAATTCCAGCGGCTTGCCGAAGCGGATGGTGATGCGCATGGCGCGTGGCAGGCGGCGGCCGGTGGGCTGGGCCTCGAACGTGCCGATCATCGCGCACGGGACCACCGGCACCTGCGCCTTGATCGCCATCGCGGCCACGCCCGTACGGCCCTTGTAGAGCCGTCCGTCGTGCGACCGCGTCCCCTCCGGGTAGATCCCCAGCACCCGCCCCTTGCGCAGCACCGCCAGCCCGGACCGCAGCGCGGCCTGCGCCGCCTTGCCGCCGGTCCGGTCCACCGGAATCTGCCCGATGCCCCGGAAGAACGCCGCGGTCAGCCGCCCGCGCACACCGGGCCCCGTGAAGTATTCGGACTTCGCCAGAAACGTGACCCGCCTCGGTACGATCACCGGCATCACAAAATGATCCGAGAACGACAGATGGTTGCCCGCAATGATCGCGGGCCCGTGCAAGGGCACATGCTCCAGCCCCTCCACCCGCGGCCGGAAGACCAGCCGTAGCAACGGCCCCAGAATCACGTACTTGAGCACCTGATAGAACACAGGGCCTCTCCTCACTCTCCGGAACCGGCTCAACGGCACTGTTTACGCAGGTCAGACGAGGTGCAGGAGGACGTAGTGTAGATGCCGGGACGAGCGTCCGTAACCACCCGTGGGGGTACCGGTGAGGCTTGCGCCGGAAGGCGGTGGTGAGCGGCCGGGAGGAGGCTCGGGCGTGCGCCCTCCCGGCCGTCGGCGGCACCCGGCCGTCACCGGTATCCGGCCGTCACCGCTTCCGTCGGCCACCGGCCCCGGTCAGGACGAGGCGATCTCCGCCCGGACGGTCCGCGCGGCGGCGACCAGATTCTCCAGCGAGGCACGGGTCTCGGGCCAGGCGCGGGTCTTCAGGCCGCAGTCCGGGTTGACCCACAGGCGCTCGGCGGGAATGGCGTCGAGGCCCTTGCGCAGCAGGCTCGCCATCTCCTCGGCGCTCGGCACGCGGGGCGAATGGATGTCGTACACCCCCGGCCCGGCCTCGCGCGGGTAGCCGTGCGCGGCCAGTTCGCGGGCGACCTGCATATGGGAGCGGGCGGCCTCCAGGCTGATGACGTCGGCGTCGAGATCGTCGATGGCCCGGACGATGTCACCGAACTCGGCGTAGCACATGTGCGTGTGGATCTGGGTACGGTCGCGCACGCCGCTCGTGGTGAGGCGGAACGCCTCGGTGGCCCAGGCGAGGTAGGCGGCGTGACCGGCGGCGCGCAGCGGCAGCGTCTCGCGCAGGGCGGGCTCGTCCACCTGGATGACCGAGGTGCCCGCCGCTTCGAGGTCGGCGACCTCGTCGCGCAGGGCCAGGGCCACCTGGCGGGCGGTGTCGGCGAGCGGCTGGTCGTCGCGGACGAAGGACCAGGCCAGCATGGTGACCGGGCCGGTCAGCATGCCCTTGACGGGCCGGTCGGTGTGGGACTGGGCATACGTCGTCCAGCGCACCGTCATCGGCTCGGGCCGCGAGACGTCACCGGCCAGGACCGGTGGGCGCACGTACCGGGTGCCGTACGACTGGACCCAGCCGTGCTGCGTGGCGAGGTAGCCGGTCAGCTGTTCCGCGAAGTACTGGACCATGTCGTTGCGCTCGGGCTCGCCGTGCACCAGGACGTCGATGCCCGCCTTCTCCTGGAAGGCGAGGATCTCGCGGATCTCGTTCCCGATGCGTTCCTCGTAACCGGCGGTGCCGATCCGTCCGGCCCGCAGGTCGGCGCGTGCGGTGCGCAGTTCGCCGGTCTGCGGGAAGGAGCCGATGGTGGTGGTCGGCAGCAGGGGCAGGCCCAGATGGGCCCGCTGGGCGGCGGCGCGCTCCGCGTACGGTGCCGGGCGGCGGCCGTCCGCGTCGGTGACGGCGGCGGCGCGGGCACGTACGGCGGGGTCGTGCGTGATCGCGGAACCGGCACGGGACGCCAGGTCGGCCCGGTTGGCGGCCAGTTCGGCGGCGATCGTGTGGGTGCCCTGCGCGAGACCGCGGGCGAGCGTGGCGATCTCGGCCGTCTTCTGCTCGGCGAACGCGAGCCAGCGCAGGATCTGCGGGTCGATGTCGCGTTCGACCGCGGCGTCGAGCGGCACGTGCAGGAGGGAGCAGGAGGCGGCCACGTCGACCCGGTCGGCCAGCCCCAACAGGGTCCCGAGCGTGGCCAGCGACTTCTCGTAGTCGTTGATCCAGATGTTACGGCCGTTGACGACACCGGCGACCAGGCGCTTGCCGGGCAGGCCGCCCGCCGCGGCGAGCGCGTCCAGGTTGCCGGCGGCGGCCTCGGTGAAGTCCAGCGCCAGACCGTCGACAGGGGCCTTGGCCAGGACCGGCAGGGCCTCGCCGAGCTGGTCGAAGTACGAGGCGACCAGCAGCTTCGGGCGGTCGGTGAGGGCGCCGAGGTCGCGGTAGGCGCGTTCGGCGGCGTTCAGCTCGGCCGGGCTGCGGTCCTGGACCAGGGCGGGCTCGTCCAGCTGCACCCACTCGGCGCCGGCCGCGCGCAGATCGCCCAGGACCTCGGCGTACACCGGCAGCAGCCGGTCGAGCAGGGTCAGCGGGTCGAAGTCGGCGGCGACACCGGGGGCGGGCTTGGCCAGCAGGAGGTAGGTGACCGGGCCGACGAGCACCGGGCGCGGCGTGTGCCCGAGGGCCAGCGCCTCCGTCAGCTCACCGACCTGCTTGGCGGAGTCCGCGGCGAAGACCGTTTCGGGCCCCAACTCGGGCACGAGGTAGTGGTAGTTGGTGTCGAACCACTTCGTCATCTCCAGCGGCGCCACGTCCTGGGTGCCGCGCGCCATCGCGAAGTAGCCGTCCAGGGCGCCGGCCTCGACTGCGGCGCGGTGCCGGTCCGGGACGGCACCGACCATGACGCTGGTGTCCAGGACGTGGTCGTAGTACGAGAAGTCACCGGTCGGCACTTCGTGGACGCCGGCGTCCACCAGCTGCTGCCAGTTCGCACGACGCAGGTCCCGCGCGGTTTCCACCAGGGCGTCCGCGGTGACGCGGCCCTTCCAGTAGCCCTCGATGGCCTTCTTCAGTTCCCGGTTCCGACCCTGGCGGGGGTAGCCGTACACGGTGGCCCGTGCTGCCGCGGCTGCGGGCTTCGCTGTCACGGAACTCTCCTTCACGGACGTGTTCTTGAGTACGTCCCGGGGACGGGACGAGAACGCGAAGGAACGACGCGCCGGACGAGCCGCGAAGCGTGCGCCGACGCTCCTGCCCGCCTGACGTGTACGGTTCCGGACTACGTCCGAAACGCTCCCAACCCGCCCTCGAGGTCTCCGGGATGACCGCGCACGCATGGACGCGCGCGGGCAACGGGCAGGTCTTCGGACTCGCGGGCACGCCTGCCGGGCTCTCCCGGCGGACACCTACTGGCCGTCGCTTCCCGGATCCGCGGCCCGGATCCAGTGCGTATGACGGCGGTCGTTC encodes:
- a CDS encoding histone deacetylase; the encoded protein is MHVWYVSYGSNMHAARLRHYLTGGRPPGGLRACPGCRDPRPPARSVPVVLPGTMYFALESPNWSGGIAFYDPDGPGEVWARAHLVTRGQFSDIAAQEMYRAPAGDLDLSEVLERGRARLGPGRYETLVHPGTLEGLPLLTFTAPWRVDEVRRTRPADAYLAHLRSGLREAGGWDDEEITDYLDRCRRGMAVRPGTGRRGRGLQGTAAGPRALEPDRRDRDPAPRNSARPRLHGP
- a CDS encoding alpha/beta hydrolase — protein: MRRTAALGAAGTLVTGTLIAGAIAATPASAGQQHHRGSAEDRGVQIAADRAAEKGIDWQACPADWGLKAPIQCGYVTVPIDYAKPNGPTIKIAVDRVGNTGSKKERQGSLLYNPGGPGGSGMKFPTRVTGKNPLYAKLAKAYDFVGFDPRGVGHSAPISCADPQEFAKAPKADPVPDSEADKRAQRKLAKEYALGCKERSGALLRHMTTPNTARDLDVIRAALGEKKLNYLGVSYGTYLGAVYATLFPDHVRRMLVDSVVNPSRDSIWYQANLDQDVAFETRWGDWKKWVAKNDAVYHIGNTEAKVQAKWEQLRATAKKNPIGGVVGPAELTNFFQKAPYYDSSWAPTAQAWSAYLSGDEKPLIQGAGPDMSDIAGNIASENSNAVYTAVECNDAKWPTSWRKWDRDNTRVHQKAPFMTWANAWMNLPCATWPEKQLTPVEVKTGKGLPSVLIVQSTRDAATPFEGAVELHKRLKGSRLIVEKDAGSHGVTSLVNPCINNRVDTYFLTGKTDAKDVTCAPHATPQPSKA
- a CDS encoding S1 family peptidase, yielding MKTALTLGTAGIALFATMAPTAHAAPASSHPRYTEAHIAAMAPEKQEKLLAPLRAIADAADRVGSGSQADIYAGVRIDAPRDTVHVYLTDPSRAAKFIKAMSAVDRRVDTGRITIAKAGHTRQAMHEVRDRLLAQEKAGELPYKIHTVAVAADASSLEVAVDKPDVAAKTSAAARRNPDARGLAPANDVPVAFKQGQRISPAARTWADVRWKDGTPFIAGDVLTDGSQYCSAGLPAVRKSDNKPVMVTAAHCFSNGSKIYTGAGATPAFGKFYDGLNGRLGNYVGTVNGVSTNWDAEQLVGTDNNADVSETTGYKPVTGVAYSHNGDFVCQNGAASFFMKQETICGIKVVNDDITYTLDTGWKVRGVEGTRLPGNRWTVAHGDSGSMVYTANGSARQARGIVSALAGPYETNGGSYMYWTEATDIFNHFGLKLNPKT
- a CDS encoding DUF1835 domain-containing protein, with the translated sequence MEILHLVFGESAAEFLRVALGTGTADNPADPVQAYPR
- a CDS encoding AfsR/SARP family transcriptional regulator, yielding MADAAGDERQLWFTVLGAVAVRRGEQELDAGSPRQRALLAVLLLQGGRGISAVELIRALWGENPPPAAMDALREYVCRLREVLAPDADMLVSESDGYALRVDEGGLDLRRAERLASEAEQARRTGDPARARELLVRALELWTGEPLAGVPGPYAATWRNRLEERRLSLVETRIALDLEAGRHAEAVAELTALTAEHPLRERLRELLMLALYRGNRRAEALAAYADIRRLLGKREGVAPSARLSELHRRILRTDPRLPVPEGGRPGPAGGGAARGRPAQLPLDTPDFTGRAALVEELVVHLGPAQGRGVALCAVGGTGGVGKTALAVHVAHAVRPFFPDGQLYVDLQGCGPRPADPETVLGAFLRALGVSDCAIPEGVGERAALYRSVLDGCRVLVLLDNARDAAQVRPLLPGTDGCAALITSRNRLAHLPGTHVMALDVMRTREALALFTRITGEGGEDARAVVAACGCLPLAIRIAAARLVARRAWTAADLVRKLADEHRRLQELQAGDLGIKATFELGYGQLPAPQARAFRLVALPCGLDISLGAAAAVLGLGTEEARRTLEFLVDTSLLESPAPDRYRYHDLVRLYARACAERDEPPERCAAARSRLLDHYLATAARVYTMNRPGEPLLDHLEPTRYPGLAFDDRESALEWLYTEAGNLLACARASAGGSMLRRAADLLLVTKDLADSGTGARQYEQTVVRLLTAALAARDARAEGRLRLLMIHLHVMAGRLAEADREARAAMALRRHCADPVLSSHALNESGIIAGLQGRHDDAEALLTQALAAYRSYGNHNSAASVLGNLARTYQDTGRITEGVDLAEQCLALYREIGATVRLATGHYELGVALKQAGRPEDALRHLGRAVAIYQDSRQCLWEAMTYWRMAEAHLAAGRPAQAAGRAEEALAILHGPSGRWARANALTVLGHALRRTGHADRARVCWQEALETYEELGSPEAPAVRRLLPADGTAPPAHDADG
- a CDS encoding lysophospholipid acyltransferase family protein produces the protein MFYQVLKYVILGPLLRLVFRPRVEGLEHVPLHGPAIIAGNHLSFSDHFVMPVIVPRRVTFLAKSEYFTGPGVRGRLTAAFFRGIGQIPVDRTGGKAAQAALRSGLAVLRKGRVLGIYPEGTRSHDGRLYKGRTGVAAMAIKAQVPVVPCAMIGTFEAQPTGRRLPRAMRITIRFGKPLEFGRFAGLDGEHAALRAVTDEIMYEILQLSGQEYVDEYANEAKARQQSQWGLVRRFR
- the metE gene encoding 5-methyltetrahydropteroyltriglutamate--homocysteine S-methyltransferase is translated as MTAKPAAAAARATVYGYPRQGRNRELKKAIEGYWKGRVTADALVETARDLRRANWQQLVDAGVHEVPTGDFSYYDHVLDTSVMVGAVPDRHRAAVEAGALDGYFAMARGTQDVAPLEMTKWFDTNYHYLVPELGPETVFAADSAKQVGELTEALALGHTPRPVLVGPVTYLLLAKPAPGVAADFDPLTLLDRLLPVYAEVLGDLRAAGAEWVQLDEPALVQDRSPAELNAAERAYRDLGALTDRPKLLVASYFDQLGEALPVLAKAPVDGLALDFTEAAAGNLDALAAAGGLPGKRLVAGVVNGRNIWINDYEKSLATLGTLLGLADRVDVAASCSLLHVPLDAAVERDIDPQILRWLAFAEQKTAEIATLARGLAQGTHTIAAELAANRADLASRAGSAITHDPAVRARAAAVTDADGRRPAPYAERAAAQRAHLGLPLLPTTTIGSFPQTGELRTARADLRAGRIGTAGYEERIGNEIREILAFQEKAGIDVLVHGEPERNDMVQYFAEQLTGYLATQHGWVQSYGTRYVRPPVLAGDVSRPEPMTVRWTTYAQSHTDRPVKGMLTGPVTMLAWSFVRDDQPLADTARQVALALRDEVADLEAAGTSVIQVDEPALRETLPLRAAGHAAYLAWATEAFRLTTSGVRDRTQIHTHMCYAEFGDIVRAIDDLDADVISLEAARSHMQVARELAAHGYPREAGPGVYDIHSPRVPSAEEMASLLRKGLDAIPAERLWVNPDCGLKTRAWPETRASLENLVAAARTVRAEIASS